A window of Bradyrhizobium sp. AZCC 1610 contains these coding sequences:
- a CDS encoding SGNH/GDSL hydrolase family protein yields the protein MDSDPSLIPVEPIPFEHGLTHFAQSLTRGRAKIVAIGSSSTAGHGNIKPYPERLLPFLQAEYPNARMTMVNQGIGGQEAPIELQRFDTDVIAEKPDLVIWQVGTNAVWQSPDQNPPSFNETTGAIRDGLVKLRDETEANVILMDLQYVPAVLTPAKKDKAIAMVEAISKLAQDASVNVFRRFAFMKGLFGVEQVSFDRMVDPTDDHRLHDSDWATHRVAWAMKLAIVSGVKKARSSAAVPSRPSQAS from the coding sequence ATGGACAGCGATCCCTCACTGATTCCGGTTGAGCCGATTCCATTTGAGCACGGCCTGACCCACTTTGCGCAAAGCCTCACCAGAGGACGGGCCAAGATCGTCGCGATCGGCTCGTCGTCGACGGCGGGCCACGGCAATATCAAGCCCTATCCGGAGCGGCTGCTGCCGTTTCTCCAGGCCGAATATCCGAACGCCAGGATGACCATGGTCAACCAGGGAATCGGCGGCCAGGAAGCGCCGATCGAACTTCAGCGATTCGATACCGACGTCATCGCCGAGAAGCCCGATCTGGTGATCTGGCAGGTCGGAACGAATGCGGTCTGGCAAAGCCCGGACCAGAATCCTCCGTCCTTCAATGAAACCACCGGGGCCATCCGCGATGGTCTAGTCAAGCTGCGCGACGAAACGGAGGCCAACGTCATCCTGATGGACCTCCAATATGTGCCGGCCGTGCTGACGCCGGCCAAGAAGGACAAGGCGATCGCGATGGTCGAGGCGATCAGCAAACTGGCGCAGGACGCCAGCGTCAATGTGTTTCGCCGTTTCGCATTCATGAAGGGCTTGTTCGGGGTTGAGCAGGTCTCCTTCGACCGGATGGTCGACCCGACGGATGATCACAGGCTGCACGACAGCGACTGGGCCACGCATCGTGTGGCGTGGGCGATGAAGCTCGCGATCGTCAGCGGGGTCAAAAAGGCACGGTCATCGGCAGCCGTGCCTTCGCGACCATCACAGGCAAGTTAA
- a CDS encoding DUF6236 family protein, translated as MGEAKRRKKADPSYGRPVRGLVLTCPIEPRENGFSIKSTNLDPQDLRHALLFWDELVWPTNNLIAIGSGPEAQFLEEAGILTRPLYVFASARNAEPLILSQLQAFKERDGAKNSTWDICQNSSILLSASADAVTDAGIQIELLNAIPVPDKDVPLNEILEFKRRRNDEFVALRGEIDNLVQCVNAAGDPRAELERKITHLDRACADALKISAEWQFPVRLSSQKTTLDLKPFEIVAGGLAGYLGAAPLGISSDVLAGVCGAAMAAKSILNIKADIGWRSLKPRATPFAYVARFNKELF; from the coding sequence ATGGGTGAAGCCAAGCGGAGAAAGAAGGCCGACCCAAGTTATGGGCGACCGGTTCGCGGGCTCGTTTTGACCTGCCCAATTGAGCCGCGCGAAAATGGGTTCTCCATCAAATCTACCAACCTAGACCCTCAAGATTTACGTCATGCTCTTCTGTTCTGGGATGAACTAGTTTGGCCGACGAACAACCTGATAGCGATCGGGAGTGGTCCCGAGGCCCAGTTCTTGGAAGAGGCGGGTATCCTAACGAGGCCCCTCTACGTCTTTGCATCTGCGAGGAATGCCGAGCCTCTGATTTTGTCTCAGCTCCAAGCATTCAAAGAACGTGATGGAGCCAAGAATAGTACTTGGGATATCTGCCAAAACTCATCGATTCTGTTGAGTGCTAGCGCTGATGCGGTCACGGACGCTGGCATCCAGATAGAATTGCTTAACGCGATCCCAGTGCCTGACAAAGACGTCCCTCTGAATGAAATTCTGGAATTTAAGCGAAGACGAAATGATGAATTTGTCGCGCTCAGGGGCGAGATAGATAATCTTGTCCAGTGCGTCAACGCCGCCGGGGATCCGCGTGCTGAGCTGGAGCGAAAGATCACGCACCTTGATAGGGCTTGTGCCGATGCCCTTAAGATCTCGGCGGAGTGGCAATTTCCAGTACGCCTTTCTAGCCAGAAGACCACTCTCGATTTAAAGCCGTTCGAGATTGTTGCGGGTGGGCTCGCAGGATATCTCGGTGCGGCGCCTCTCGGCATATCAAGCGACGTCTTGGCCGGAGTGTGTGGAGCAGCAATGGCCGCGAAATCGATACTCAATATAAAAGCGGACATAGGGTGGAGGAGTCTGAAGCCCCGAGCGACACCTTTTGCGTATGTGGCGCGCTTCAATAAGGAACTGTTCTAG
- a CDS encoding type II toxin-antitoxin system RelE/ParE family toxin: MRIRNVLHKGLRRFIEDDDKSGIQAAVAEKLRRMISFLQDMQKETELKAVPSWKAHQLTGDRKGTWSLFVTKNWRLTFRIDRNEIEIIDLDYEDYH; encoded by the coding sequence ATGAGGATTCGGAACGTCCTGCATAAGGGTCTGCGGCGCTTTATCGAGGACGATGACAAGAGCGGCATACAGGCTGCGGTCGCGGAGAAGCTGCGCCGCATGATCTCTTTTCTTCAGGATATGCAGAAAGAGACGGAATTAAAGGCCGTGCCGAGCTGGAAAGCCCATCAGCTCACCGGGGACCGCAAGGGGACTTGGAGCCTTTTCGTCACCAAGAACTGGCGGCTGACGTTTCGGATCGACCGAAACGAGATTGAGATTATCGACCTCGATTACGAGGACTACCACTAG